The following coding sequences lie in one Micropterus dolomieu isolate WLL.071019.BEF.003 ecotype Adirondacks linkage group LG15, ASM2129224v1, whole genome shotgun sequence genomic window:
- the wbp1la gene encoding WW domain binding protein 1-like a, with translation MFVFLQAKLVCQGVNNQSYICESGHCCGETQCCSYYYELWWFWLVWTLIIILTCGCICHHWRSKQRFQQQRRQNEINLIAYREAHNNFHLPLYLRFLPTYLLPAYDEVADRPVTPPPPYTPLQSAPPPTDPPEESPCPNSAVSVPSDVDAALHATPEVMQTHLESAYNPNKDSTPGRYRRFTGDSGIEVCDCQELWDQHGFLEREEEEAGAEQMEEPCEPCVPQTFDHSHISDAVIHENTDGQQSGYRGKVS, from the exons atgtttgtgtttttacaggccAAGTTGGTGTGCCAGGGAGTAAACAACCAGAGCTACATCTGTGAGTCGGGTCACTGCTGTGGAGAGACACAGTGCTGCAGCTACTACTATGAACTGTGGT GGTTCTGGTTGGTGTGGACTCTGATCATTATCCTGACATGCGGCTGTATTTGTCACCACTGGCGCTCCAAGCAGCGATTCCAGCAGCAGCGCCGGCAGAACGAGATCAACCTCATCGCCTACAGAGAGGCTCACAACAACTTTCACCTACCACTCTATCTCA GATTCTTACCCACCTATCTGCTTCCGGCCTACGATGAAGTAGCTGACCGCCCAGTCACGCCTCCTCCCCCCTACACCCCTCTTCAGTCAGCACCTCCCCCCACAGACCCCCCTGAGGAATCTCCATGCCCCAACTCGGCTGTTTCCGTCCCTAGTGATGTTGATGCAGCGCTCCATGCTACTCCAGAGGTCATGCAGACCCACCTTGAAAGCGCTTACAACCCCAACAAGGACTCAACGCCGGGCAGGTACCGGCGCTTCACAGGAGATTCTGGGATTGAAGTGTGTGATTGCCAGGAGCTGTGGGATCAGCACGGCTTTttagaaagagaagaagaggaagcggGAGCGGAGCAAATGGAGGAGCCATGTGAGCCCTGTGTTCCCCAGACCTTTGATCACAGTCATATTAGTGATGCAGTCATTCATGAAAACACAGATGGACAACAGAGTGGATACAGAGGCAAAGTCTCGTAG